The following are from one region of the Candidatus Thermoplasmatota archaeon genome:
- a CDS encoding heavy metal translocating P-type ATPase, whose translation MEQTTLKVGGMTCASCVRTVEDALKQVPGVTEARVNLATEEARVAFDPARAPPEALAAAVRGAGYDVIDDATREATAAYRETEARRRARQFHVAGFLAVPILVLSMGLELAGVHTFPGKEPLLWALATPVQFWAGRDFYANAWKALLNRSATMDTLIALGTTAAYAVSVLAILAPAWTPGGGHVYFEVSATVIALVLLGKMLEARAKSRSSAAIERLLALKPRTAMRLVDGREEEVPVEVLAVGDRYVVRPGEKLAADGVVVEGRAVVDESMITGEPIPVEKNPGAAVVGGTIDANGRLVVEVTRSERESLLAQIVRLVEDAQMRKAPIERLADRVSGVFVPVVLVVATVAAALWMTVGADLVVSTGHDPARFALFSFVGVLVIACPCALGLATPTAIMVGTGKGAERGVLLKGGEALEVAHTVDVVVFDKTGTLTEGRPRVTDVVAYGENDVLALAAAVERGSEHPLGEAIVREAEARGIAVPAAAEFEAIPGHGVGAIVSGRAVALGNRRLAAGMGVAVPAPAEADLARLESDGKTAVLVIVDERVVGLVAVADAIKPTAEAAVRRLEARGVEVALLTGDNRRAAEAVAARLGIRRVHAEVLPADKAEVVRALQNEGRIVAFVGDGINDAPALAQADLGIAVGSGTDVAVETGDVVLVRDDLTAVAGALELSARTFSKIRQNLFWAFAYNTAGIPVAAGLLFAFPILGERLLLHPSLAAAAMALSSVSVVLNATLLRRVEV comes from the coding sequence ATGGAGCAGACGACGCTCAAGGTCGGCGGAATGACGTGCGCCTCGTGCGTGCGCACCGTCGAGGATGCGCTGAAGCAGGTGCCCGGCGTGACGGAGGCGCGCGTGAATCTCGCGACGGAGGAGGCGCGGGTGGCGTTCGACCCCGCCCGCGCGCCGCCCGAGGCCCTCGCCGCCGCGGTGCGCGGCGCGGGATACGACGTCATCGACGACGCGACGCGCGAGGCGACGGCCGCGTACCGCGAAACCGAGGCGCGCCGCCGCGCGCGCCAGTTCCACGTCGCGGGTTTCCTCGCCGTTCCCATCCTCGTCCTGAGCATGGGCCTCGAGCTCGCGGGCGTCCACACGTTTCCCGGGAAGGAGCCCCTCCTCTGGGCGCTCGCGACGCCCGTCCAGTTCTGGGCCGGGCGCGACTTCTACGCGAACGCATGGAAGGCGCTCCTCAACCGGTCCGCGACGATGGACACCCTCATCGCGCTCGGCACGACGGCCGCGTACGCGGTGAGCGTCCTCGCCATCCTCGCGCCCGCCTGGACCCCGGGCGGCGGCCACGTCTATTTCGAAGTGAGCGCGACCGTGATCGCGCTCGTGCTGCTCGGCAAGATGCTCGAGGCGCGGGCGAAGAGCCGCTCCTCGGCGGCGATCGAGCGTCTTCTCGCGCTCAAGCCTCGAACGGCGATGCGCCTCGTCGACGGCCGCGAGGAGGAGGTTCCCGTGGAAGTCCTCGCCGTGGGCGACAGGTACGTCGTGCGACCGGGCGAGAAGCTCGCGGCGGACGGGGTCGTCGTCGAGGGACGCGCCGTCGTGGACGAGAGCATGATCACGGGCGAGCCGATTCCCGTCGAGAAGAATCCGGGCGCCGCCGTCGTCGGCGGCACGATCGACGCGAACGGACGCCTCGTGGTCGAGGTCACGCGGAGCGAGCGCGAATCGCTTCTCGCGCAGATCGTTCGGCTCGTCGAGGACGCGCAGATGCGGAAGGCGCCGATCGAGCGCCTCGCGGATCGCGTTTCCGGCGTGTTCGTGCCCGTCGTCCTCGTCGTCGCGACGGTGGCCGCGGCGCTCTGGATGACGGTCGGGGCCGACCTCGTCGTCTCGACGGGGCACGACCCCGCGCGTTTCGCGCTCTTCAGCTTCGTGGGCGTGCTCGTCATCGCGTGCCCGTGCGCCCTCGGCCTCGCGACGCCGACCGCCATCATGGTCGGGACGGGCAAGGGCGCGGAGCGGGGGGTGCTGCTCAAGGGCGGCGAGGCGCTCGAGGTCGCCCACACGGTGGACGTCGTCGTCTTCGACAAGACCGGCACCCTCACGGAGGGTCGCCCGCGGGTGACGGACGTCGTCGCGTACGGCGAAAACGACGTGCTCGCGCTCGCCGCCGCCGTGGAGCGCGGGAGCGAGCATCCCCTGGGGGAGGCGATCGTCCGGGAGGCCGAAGCGCGCGGAATCGCCGTTCCCGCGGCCGCCGAGTTCGAGGCCATCCCGGGGCACGGCGTCGGAGCGATCGTATCGGGCCGCGCGGTCGCGCTCGGGAACCGTCGCCTCGCGGCCGGCATGGGCGTCGCGGTCCCCGCGCCGGCGGAGGCGGACCTCGCGCGTCTCGAAAGCGACGGGAAGACCGCGGTCCTCGTCATCGTCGACGAGCGGGTCGTCGGCCTTGTCGCGGTCGCGGACGCGATCAAGCCCACCGCCGAGGCCGCCGTGAGGCGGCTTGAGGCGCGCGGGGTCGAGGTGGCGCTCCTCACCGGCGACAACCGGCGCGCCGCGGAGGCGGTCGCCGCGCGGCTCGGGATCCGCCGCGTCCACGCCGAGGTGCTCCCCGCGGACAAGGCGGAGGTGGTGCGCGCGCTCCAGAACGAAGGCCGCATCGTCGCGTTCGTGGGCGACGGCATCAACGACGCGCCCGCGCTCGCGCAGGCGGACCTCGGGATCGCGGTGGGGTCGGGAACCGACGTCGCGGTCGAGACGGGCGACGTCGTCCTCGTGCGCGACGACCTCACGGCCGTCGCGGGCGCGCTCGAGCTCTCCGCGAGGACGTTCTCGAAGATCCGCCAGAATCTCTTCTGGGCCTTCGCCTACAACACGGCGGGCATCCCGGTCGCGGCCGGGCTCCTCTTCGCGTTCCCCATCCTCGGCGAGCGCCTGCTCCTGCACCCCTCCCTCGCGGCCGCGGCCATGGCGCTTTCGAGCGTGAGCGTCGTCCTCAACGCGACGCTCCTCAGGCGGGTGGAGGTCTGA